Proteins from a genomic interval of Molothrus ater isolate BHLD 08-10-18 breed brown headed cowbird chromosome 10, BPBGC_Mater_1.1, whole genome shotgun sequence:
- the LOC118690401 gene encoding deoxyribodipyrimidine photo-lyase-like — protein sequence MRRARGKRKAEATEVPCVSRRRTEAEEAIQEARRRAAPSVREFKYNKKRVRLVSQGSDLKDDARCILYWMCRDQRVQDNWAFLYAQRLALKQELPLHVCFCLVPKFLEATIRHYRFMLRGLQEVAEECAELNISFHLLLGYAKDVLPTFVTEHGVGGLVTDFSPLRLPRQWVEDVRERLPEDVPFAQVDAHNIVPCWLASPKQEYSARTIRGKIHAQLPEFLTEFPPVVRHPHLPSCPAEPIAWEACYSSLQVDHTVKEVEWATPGTAAGMAVLKSFIAERLKSFSSHRNDPNKAALSNLSPWLHFGQVSTQRAILEVQKHRRSYKDSVDAFVEEAVVRRELAENFCYYNENYDSVQGAYDWAQTTLKVHAKDKRPYLYSLQELEQGTTHDPLWNAAQLQMVREGKMHGFLRMYWAKKILEWTHSPEEALQFAIYLNDRYELDGRDPNGYVGCLWSICGIHDQGWAERPIFGKIRYMNYAGCKRKFDVEQFERRYAPTHSQL from the exons ATGCGGCGGGCACGGGGGAAGCGAAAGGCCGAGGCCACGGAGGTGCCGTGCGTGTCTCGGAGGAGGACGGAGGCAGAGGAGGCGATACAGGAAGCCCGTCGGAGGGCGGCCCCGTCCGTTCGAGAGTTCAAGTACAACAAAAAGCGGGTTCGCCTTGTCTCGCAGGGCTCGGACCTGAAGGATGATGCTCGGTGCATCCTTTACTGGATGTGCCGGGATCAGCGAGTGCAAG ATAACTGGGCTTTCCTCTATGCCCAGCGCCTGGCCCTCAaacaggagctgcctctgcacGTCTGCTTCTGCTTGGTGCCCAAGTTTCTGGAGGCCACCATCCGCCACTACAGGTTCATGCTGAGGGGCCTGCAGGAAGTAGCAGAG GAGTGTGCAGAGCTGAACATCTCCTTCCACTTGCTGCTGGGCTATGCCAAGGATGTGCTGCCCACGTTTGTGACAGAGCATGGCGTGGGTGGGCTGGTGACAGACTTCAGTCCCCTCCGCCTCCCCCGGCAGTGGGTAGAGGACGTCAGGGAACGCTTGCCAGAGGATGTGCCATTTGCACAG GTTGATGCCCACAACATCGTGCCCTGCTGGCTCGCCTCCCCCAAGCAGGAGTACAGCGCCAGGACCATCCGGGGCAAGATCCACGCTCAGCTCCCCGAGTTCCTCACCGAGTTTCCCCCTGTTGTTCGTCACCCACAtctgccctcctgcccagcagag CCCATTGCTTGGGAGGCCTGTTATTCCAGCTTGCAGGTGGACCACACCGTGAAGGAGGTGGAGTGGGCaacccctggcacagctgcagggatggctgtgCTCAAGTCCTTCATTGCAGAGCGGCTGAAatccttcagcagccacaggaaTGATCCCAACAAGGCGGCTCTCAGCAACCTCTCCCCGTGGCTTCACTTTG gccAGGTTTCCACCCAAAGAGCCATCCTGGAGGTGCAGAAGCACCGGCGCAGTTACAAGGACTCAGTGGATGCGTTTGTGGAGGAGGCTGTGGTGCGGCGGGAGCTGGCTGAAAACTTCTGCTACTACAATGAGAACTACGACAGTGTGCAGG GTGCCTATGACTGGGCACAAACCACCCTGAAGGTCCACGCCAAAGACAAGAGGCCTTATCTGTACagtctgcaggagctggagcaggggaccACACATGACCCACTCTGGAATGCTGCCCAG ctgcagatggTCCGGGAGGGCAAGATGCACGGCTTCCTGCGGATGTACTGGGCCAAGAAGATCCTGGAGTGGACGCACTCCCCTGAGGAGGCCCTGCAGTTTGCCATCTACCTCAATGACCGCTACGAGCTGGACGGGAGGGACCCCAATGGATACGTAG GCTGCCTGTGGTCCATCTGTGGCATTCACGACCAGGGCTGGGCGGAGCGGCCCATCTTCGGGAAGATTCGTTACATGAACTACGCCGGCTGCAAGCGCAAGTTCGATGTGGAGCAGTTCGAGCGTCGCTACGCCCCCACACACTCCCAGCTGTGA